A window of Lysobacter sp. TY2-98 genomic DNA:
GTTCCGCGACGACGAACGTGCGCGACGCCAGTACATCGGCGGCGTCTGGACGCAGCAGCTTCGCGCTGACTTCGATCGTCGCCTTCGGCAGAGCGCCACCGGCGTAATCGGCTTCGAAGCGCCGCACGTCGAGCAGCAGACGGTAGTCGCCGTTGACGCCACTTCCCGCGCGCGCCACTGCGCGCAGGCGGCCGGAGTCCTCGAACGTGCGCACCAGCGAGGCCAGCAGCATGTCCGACGGACGCTGCGCCCAGACGCCGCCCTTGTACACCTGCAGCTCCTGCGGCGTCGGGCGGACGGCGATGCGCATGCTGTCGTAGGGGCGATCAATCTGCACCGGCCCGACGGTCAGCTGCGCATCGACACGCGGCCATGCCGGGTCAGGCGCCGCATTCGCACGCGGTGCGAACTGCTGCGGCGGCTCCTTGCTGCCGCCGATGATCGAACATGCGGGCAGCGCGAGCACGGCCACGAGCACCGCGGTGCGGGCGAGGGACGTCGTCACGGACATGCGCGGCTTCATTTGGGTTCGAATTCCTTCGGACGTTCGCGGCCGAGCAGATAGCTCGTCGGGCCGCTGTCGAGACGATCGGTGACCTGGCGCAGGTCACGCACCAGCGAACGCAGTTCGGTCAGGGTCGGGCCGACCTGGCCCAGCCCGTCGTTCGCGAACGAATGGATGGCGGCGCGGTTCTCGTTGACGATGCCGTTCGCGCCGTTCGCCGCCGACTGCAGCTTGTCGAGCGTGCCGTCGAGCTTGGCGACGAGGCCCGGCAACTTGCTGGCGAGATCGCGGTCGACGTCGTTCACCACGCCATGCGCCTGCACCAGCGTCGCGTTGAGCTCGGCGCTCGAGGCCTTCGCGTTCGCGATGACGGCGCGCAGGTCTTCGCGCTCGGACGCGATCGACGTCGTCAACGCGTCGATGTTGTTGAGCGTGTTGGACACATGCTGGATGTTCTTCTCGCTCAGCACCTGGTCGAGGCGCGCGACGAGCCGGTTCGC
This region includes:
- a CDS encoding ABC-type transport auxiliary lipoprotein family protein; this translates as MSVTTSLARTAVLVAVLALPACSIIGGSKEPPQQFAPRANAAPDPAWPRVDAQLTVGPVQIDRPYDSMRIAVRPTPQELQVYKGGVWAQRPSDMLLASLVRTFEDSGRLRAVARAGSGVNGDYRLLLDVRRFEADYAGGALPKATIEVSAKLLRPDAADVLASRTFVVAEPASSTDVPNVVDAFDRALVKLDREVAGWTLSTAASIGTGSRMK
- a CDS encoding MlaD family protein, with amino-acid sequence METKANYVLIGAFTIVVTATLLLFALWAAKYSSEKDWQEYSVVFNEPVTGLSEGSSVQYNGISVGTVESLKLAPEDPRRVLATLRIQSETPIKTDTRAKMSQSGITGPPFIQLTGGSPNAPLLVSVDHREKPVILTESSALQNIADTANRLVARLDQVLSEKNIQHVSNTLNNIDALTTSIASEREDLRAVIANAKASSAELNATLVQAHGVVNDVDRDLASKLPGLVAKLDGTLDKLQSAANGANGIVNENRAAIHSFANDGLGQVGPTLTELRSLVRDLRQVTDRLDSGPTSYLLGRERPKEFEPK